The window TCGATCAACGCGCTCTCGCGGGCACGCTGCAGGATCGCAGCGTTGGCGGGCTGCTGTTCCCACTGCTTGGCGACCGCCTCCTTCAGCACGAGCTGATTGACGAGCAACACGCGCACGAACTGCGCGAGCGCCGCAGGATCCTGCGCCAGGGCAGCGCGCTCGCGCTGTCCCAACGCGGCGATGTAGTTGCGGATGTCCGAGTCCTTCAGCTCGGTGGTGCCGGCGCGGGCGATGGTCTCGCCGCTTCCGGAAGGCGCGGGCGCCGGCGCCGCCTTCACCGCCGCGGCGGGCGCGGCGGGAGCCTGCGGGGCAGGTTTGGCAGCCGGCGCAACGCCGGCCTTGGGATCAGCCGCAAGGGCAGGCGCACAGAATAGCGTCAGGAGACCTGTGGCCGTGGCGATGCGAGCGACGGTAGCCGTATTTCTCCGGGTGTGTTTCATGGTGTAGCCTTCTGCTCTAGGATTTTGTCCTGATAGTCCTGCAGCGTGTTTTGCACCTCGACGCGCTTGAGCCCAGTTAGTGGCTCTTGCGCTAAGAGGGCGTCGGTGAAATGCACCTTACCTAGCCGGTCCACCAGCTCGCGGCCGATGGCGACCAGCTTGACGTTGCGCGCAGCACAACCCTTGGTGCTGGCCTTGTAGGCGACCGCCTCGGCTTGGAACTTTGCACGCTCGGCATCCTTCGCGCGCGCGACAGTCGCCGCTTCCTCGTAGGCCGCCTTCCACTTCTCGAGTACCTGGTTGCGCTCTTCGAGCCGCTGATTGAACTCAGCGACGGCCTCACGGTGCGCCTTCTGCACCGCCTTGATGCGCGCCTTGGCGGCAACGAGGTCGACCTTAAGCTTATCGCGCTCGCGCACGCCGGCGGCGACCTGGTTTTGCAACGCAAGGCGTTGATCCTCAAGACCGCGTACCTGGCCGGTGATGCTGCGCAGCGCCTCACGCAGCCGCTCCAGCTCCGAGTCGGCGCCCATGGCCGCCGACGCAAGAGCGCCGGCAAGCAACGTGGCGAAAAGGAGTTTGTTGCGCATGATCAGAACTTTGCGTTGACGTCGAGTTGGAGGATGTCGACGGAGTAAGGTGCGCCGGCGATGGCGTTGGCGCTGAACCCCTTTACCGTCGTCGTGACGCTGTGGCTGAGCGCGAGATTGCCGCCGACGATGAAGCCCTTGAGATTGGTGCCGCCGAGACCGAAGTCGGAGTCGGTGAAGGCGTCGAGCGTGGCGTCGGACTCTAGCCACTTGTAGCCAAGGTGCGTGTTCCAGTCGCCGAACTCTTCGAGCTCCGTGTGGCCGACGGTGGTGCGCACGAACCATCCGTAGCCGCCACCGTCGTAGGTGCCGGGGGCGCCATTGAAGCTGGCGCCGATGTTGTTGACGGCCCCCTGACCGACGATGGCCGAACGGTCGAAGGCAAGGTTCTGCACGTACTCGCCGTCGATGATGATGTGATAGGGGCTAAAGTACCCAAGGTCGGCTTGCGCCGTTACGACGAGCTCCTTGAAGTCGCTCGCAAGCCCGAAGTATTGGAACTGATTTGTGGTTCCGTTGCCGTTACTCGCATTGGCCTGAATGTTGCGCAGGGGCGTATACGTATTGCCCCTTTGCGCGAACGACGGACGCAACGCATCGGTGTCGCAGGCGCTCGAGGAGTTTATGACCTCGCACTCGGACGACACTTTGCCCTTCACGTTGTCGAAGTCGTAGTACGCGACGCCGAACTTGAGCCCAATGTTTTCGCGCGGCTTCCAGGCGACGCCGACCTGGGCGCCGTAGAGATACTTGTCTTCGCTATCGTACTTGTTGTCCTCGTTGCTGGCGAAGTTCAAGTCCGTGTTGAAGATCGGAAACGCGCCGGCCACGGCCCAAGGAACGAGGTCTTGCATGATCTCGTGCTTGGCCTGCAGCGCGACACCATCGAAGCCGAGATCCGGATCCCAGACGAGGTCGGCCGGGGCGAAGAACGGGTTGTCGAAGCGGCCGATGCTGAGCTTCGCCTCCTCGATGGGCGCATACTTGATGAAGGCGCGGTCGAGCCAGATCGAGTACTTGCTGAAGTAGCCGCCCGAGCTGCCGAACGTCTGGTTGGGCGAAACCGGCGATCCGTCATTGCCGCTGGCCATGCGCAGTCCGGCCGTGAACCCCTCGCCGAGATCGGCGTTGAGGCCGAGCCGCACACGCGTACGGAAGCGGGTGCGGTCCTGGTCGGTATTGTATCTGGGATAGGGATTGGTTGCCCCTCCCCTAATGTCATAGGGGCTGCCGGTGTTAATGGAGTTGAAGTTCGGGAAGAACCCACCCGGCGCGTTGCCGTCGGGAAAGAAGATTCCCTCGTAGCGGGCGCGTATGTCGCCGTAGAATTTCATGTGCGAGGCCCATTCCGGATACTTGCCGGGAGACGCCCAGTTCTCGCGCTTGGCCTGATCCATAACCTCCGCGCGGATGTCGTCGCGCAACTGGCGCTTTACAGTTTCGGGGACGTACGAGACGTGCTTGGTGCCCGGCGGCGAGGCGGCGAGCGCCGCTTCCTTAGCAGCCTTGGCGGCCTCGGCGGCCTGCACGGTGGCGTCCTTGGCGGCCTCGCGGCCAACGTAGGTTTCATCGTCGGCCTGTTGGATGATCGCTGTGGCCTGCTCCTCAGTGAGGACTCCTTTCTCGACGAGCGCGTTCACCAGGCTGGCGGTGGCGTTGGGCGATGTCGGCTTCTTGTCGGAGACCTTTGGATTGTCGGTCTTCTCGGTGCCCGAGGCCGCTTGCGTTGCGGCCTGCGCTAACATCTCGCCGCCGAATTGGCGCGGCGCCTGCGCCGAGATGCCGGCGGCGCTGTTCTTGGCGACGACGCTTTGCGCCTTGACCGGGCTAGTTGCGGCTCCGGCGAGGCATACCGCCATCGCGATCGCCGACACCCTCGGAGAGCTGCCGAGCAGCAGCCCTACACGAACGCTACGCTTACTATTACCGTGCATCAGACTAACCCACCCCCATTACACACTTCAACTTGGCCGTCGCACCGTAATCCGCGTGACCATTGGCATCGGCATGTCCCCCGGCGGCCCTTCCCGTAGCCGAAGTCCGGGAAGGACGACGTTCTGAAGGACCGCATTGAGTTCCGCGGTCCCAGTCGATGAAACGATTTGAACGCGTTGGATGCGCCCGGAGCTGTCCGCCCACAGGCGCAGCTGCACCTGCATCAGGGAGTTGCGAGTTTTGGCGTTGTTACGCAGCGCCGATTCGATCTCGCCCTGCACCATCGATGCGTACCAGCCCCAGCGGCTGCGCCCGCCTCCCCCCAGCAACCCACGGCCGCCTGGATTGGCGCCAAGACCCATTGCATCGCCGGGACCCTCGGCTTCCGCATCGAGCGCCAGAGGACCCGGAGGCGGCTCGTCGTTCGCCTCGTCTTGCGCCTCCTCTTTGGGCTCTTCGATCGGCTCGTCCTTGGTTTCCGGCTCGACCATCTTCGGTTGCTCGATCAGCTCCGGCTCGGGCTCTTTCTGCTCCGGCGGCGGCGGCGGTGGCGGTGGGGGCGGCACCAGACGCACGATGATCGGCTCCGGCACGCGGCGCGGCGGCGGCGTGTTATCGCCCAGCATCAGCCACGCGGCGCCGCCGGCGAGCATCACCATGGCGGTGAAGGCGGCGCCGAACAGCCAGAGTGGCCGCGTGCGAGGATTGCGATCGTCTGGCGCGCTCATGGTCGGGTTACTTAACCAATGGCTTCGTTGCGACGCCGACCTGCGTGATGCTCAGGCGGGACAGCAGATCGAGGACGTCCACCACGTTCTGAAACTGAGTGTGCGCATCGCCGCGTACGACAACCGGGAACTCCGGCGTCAGCGCTTTCTGCTGCACCAGCCGCTGCTCGAGCTCGATGAGCGTGACGGGAATAGTGTCGAGGAAGACCTTGCCGTCGTTGCCTATCGTGATGGCCTTGGTCGTCTGCTGGGCCAGCGATGGCGACGGGCTTGCCTTCGGCAGGTTCACCTTCATGCCCTGGATGGTGGCGGTGGTCATGATGATGAAGATCACCAGCAGCACGTACGCCAAGTCGAGCATCGGCGTGATGTTGATGTCGTCGTACGGCTTGGATTCGGTGTTGAGCTGCATCGCCGTCACTCCGCCGCAAGGCTGACGGGACGCGGCTCGGGCCGCTCCGCATAGGTCTCGGCCATCCGCGTGATGAACTCATCGACGAAGACCTGCATGTCGTTGGTCAGGTCTTTGATGCGCGAGATGAGGTAGTTGTAGCCGAACAAGGCGGGGATCGCGACGGCGAGACCGGCGACGGTAGCGACGAGTGCCGCGGCGATGCCGGGTGCGATCGCGTTGACGTTCACGTCACCCGAGGCCGCGATCGCGGCGAAGGTGATCATGACGCCGACGACCGTTCCCAGGAGGCCGAGGAACGGGCCTCCTGAGATGGCGATGGTGAGCATGACCATCATGCGATTGAGCTTCTGCGACTCCCGGATCATCACGGCATCGAGGCTGGCGCGGATGGCGGCGATCGATGCTGCCCCGAGCACATGCGCCCTGGCAGGATCGCGGCTGAAGCGTTGCGCAATCTCCTCGGCGCCGACCTGGTAGATCTGGAACAGCGAAGAGTGGCGCATCAGCTTCTCGTCACCGGCGACGATGTGGCCGCTGATTTCGTCGAAGCGGACGTTGTGTGCCCCCAGGTTCGCGGTCGCCGCGCGGAAGGCCTTCGTGAAGTGCGAGTTGGCTCTGGTCTGCTTCTTCAGCATCGAAGCCTTGTCGAACATCACGAACCAGCTGATGACGGCGAGCACGACGAGGAAGCCGATGACCACCCAGCCGTCGATCGTCACCGAGCGCAAGATCACAGCGAAGTAGCCGGACAGCCAGCTCGATGTTTCCTCGTCGACGCTGAACGAAATGAGCTTGGCCTGCTCGGGACCGTTGCCGATGGCCTGCGCCTTCAGGAAGCCGGGCGTGCGCGCGGTCTTGGCGATGTTGACCTCGTCGATATCGCCGACAAAGCCCACAGCAGCGGCAACTACAGGAGCGGCAACTACAGGAGCGGGCGTTGGGCTGGGCGTGGGTTCTGGAACTGCCGCGGGCGCAGCCGCGTCGGCGCTCGGTGCGGCGGTACCGGCCGTCGGCGCAGCGGTACCGGCCGTCGGCGCCGTCGCGTCGGTCGCCGGCGTGGGCGCCGCGCCGGCATCCCCTGCCGTGCCGTCAGACTGGCCGTCAGACGCGGGAGCTGCACCTCCGCCTGGCGGCGCGCCGCTCGCGTCAGGATTGGTTGGGCTCGCCTCAGGTGGGGTGGGGGGAGTCGCGCCGCCTGCGTCAGGAGTGGCGGATGGAGCCGCACCGTCCGCGGAGGTTGAGGCGTTGCCGGTCGTGGGGGCCGGCAAAGTCGGTGCTTCCGCGGACGGCGCGACGGTCGGCGCAGCGGAGGCATGAGGAGCCGTGCTGCCACCGATGGCGCTGATCGTGTTGAGCGCAGGTAAGGGCGCGTTGAGAGTGGCGTAGGGAGTGCCGTCGACATACACCGTGGCGACGCCAGCGCTGGCCGTGACAGCCAAGTGATGCCACGTGTTCAGGCTGACCGGAGCACCGGCTGACGTGCGCTGCACGGTTCCCGCATTCGTCACCTCGAAAAACGGCGAGCCGTTGTCGAACCCAATGACGATGGCGTTCTGACCATCGTGACGGCTGTACAGGCTGGCGTTCGGTTGCGCGGCCGCCGGCTTCACCCACGCCGACCAGGTCAGCGAACCGTCCTGGGGTAAGGAGAGAGAAGGCGAAGCGGGGACGATGAGTGCCGACTGACCGTCGAGCCGCAGGCCGCTGCCGATGATGGCGCCGTCGGCGGGCTGGCCCGCGCTCTGGGCGCCGTTGGCCCAAACCGAGGAATCCTGCGCCGGGGTTCCGCGCTCGGCGAAGTGATAGACAAGCAGCGTATCGGCGTCGTAGGTGCCCTTCGCATCGTTCGACGGGATGGCCTTCTTGTTCCCATAGTAGAGCCAGACGTCGGTCTTTGCACCGGACGGAAGATCCGGTGCCTGCACCCAGACGAACGCCTCGCCGAGAAGCGAGTCGTACTTTTCGATGTGATGCTTCAGCGGCGTCTTGTCGTCCGCCGCTATGAAACGAAGATCACCGCCGTCTTCCTTGGCTTGCCCAAAACGGAAGTTGCCGACGTGCAGGCGCACGAGCACCGGCACGCTGCCGATTGGATCGGTGATATTGGCGCCGGAGGCGCTGGTATCGATGGTGATCTTCTTGCGCAGCTGCCATTCGTCGTTCCACCACGCCTGCGCGGTCTGGGACCACGCGACGAGCGCGGCCACGGCGAGCAGCCATGTCAGGAATGTCGCCTGCCGACTTCTGCGACGCTTCTCCAGCGTTCCAAGCGACGAACTGACTTCGAAGATCGACATCACAATTCACCCCAGATACGGAAGAGCACGCGTGGCTCCCCCTCTTTGACGGACGGTTCAGTGGCCTCGGGAACGGCGACCGCCACCATTCCGTTGAGGACATCAAAAGCCTTGAAGGTCGTGCCTGCGCCGTAGCTCCACAGCTTCGAGCGCGATTCCTGTTCCACCAGCGGCTCGTGGATCATCGTGAAGCCGCCGTCGATGAAGGCGAACAGGCGCCAATCGTTGAAGATCTTGCGATCCTTCGGAGCCTCGCCAGACTTCTCGAGTTCGGTCTGCAGCAACGCGCCAATGTTGGGGCTGCGGATTTCGATGCTGGCCGAGCCGCCGCTGTCGCCGAGCGCCGTCGATTCCAGATAGCCGCGCACCGTCTGCAAGCCGCCGATGCTGTACTGCTCGCTCGATACGAGCGGCTGGTCGCCGAGCTGGCCGCCGATCCTGCCGAAGAGCTGGAACCCCTCGGGCAGGTCATAGGTCTCCGACAGCTCGGCGTTGAAGGTGAAGAAGTTGGGCGTCGCCATGTAGCGTTTGGCATCCCATTCGGCCCAGCTGTCGCTGCCGAAACCGCGCAAGCCGTGGGTCACCGTGGCACTGAGCTGCGTGAGCGATTTCTCGACCTGCAGGCTGGCGCTGTAGGCGGCGACAACCGGGAAATAGGTGATGGGTGAATCGAAGCTGTCGTCGCCGAGAGTGAGCGTCTGGCCGAAATGCTTGTAGTCGAGCCCCACCGAAAGCGTGTGATAGAAATTCTCCTTCGACGGCAGCGTGATCACCCCGCGCATGCCGAACGTCTCGCCCGGTCCAACGACATTGATGTCGCCAAGCAGCGCCACGTCGCTGCGTGAGATGACGCCGTAGGTCAGGATGCTGAACCACTCGACGTCCGGAATTCTCGTCAGGTACGAAGCGGAGAAGGCTTCCATGTCGTCGCGGCGCTGCGGCGCCGTTTGATAGGTAAAGCTCAGCGAATGGCCGCGCTGCCACAAGTTGTCGTAGTGGATCGTGCCGTTGAGTCTCAGGTCCGTCGTGTTCGGACTCTGACGATTGTTGAGCTCAACGCTGGCGTGCAGCGGAAGCTTATCTTCGACGTTGAGATCGACATCGACGGTGCCGGGCGTCACGCCAGCCCGCAATGCCGGCGTCACGCGGCGATCCGGCCATTGATTGAGGGCGATGATGTCCTTCGTGGCA of the Hyphomicrobium album genome contains:
- a CDS encoding putative porin, producing MAVCLAGAATSPVKAQSVVAKNSAAGISAQAPRQFGGEMLAQAATQAASGTEKTDNPKVSDKKPTSPNATASLVNALVEKGVLTEEQATAIIQQADDETYVGREAAKDATVQAAEAAKAAKEAALAASPPGTKHVSYVPETVKRQLRDDIRAEVMDQAKRENWASPGKYPEWASHMKFYGDIRARYEGIFFPDGNAPGGFFPNFNSINTGSPYDIRGGATNPYPRYNTDQDRTRFRTRVRLGLNADLGEGFTAGLRMASGNDGSPVSPNQTFGSSGGYFSKYSIWLDRAFIKYAPIEEAKLSIGRFDNPFFAPADLVWDPDLGFDGVALQAKHEIMQDLVPWAVAGAFPIFNTDLNFASNEDNKYDSEDKYLYGAQVGVAWKPRENIGLKFGVAYYDFDNVKGKVSSECEVINSSSACDTDALRPSFAQRGNTYTPLRNIQANASNGNGTTNQFQYFGLASDFKELVVTAQADLGYFSPYHIIIDGEYVQNLAFDRSAIVGQGAVNNIGASFNGAPGTYDGGGYGWFVRTTVGHTELEEFGDWNTHLGYKWLESDATLDAFTDSDFGLGGTNLKGFIVGGNLALSHSVTTTVKGFSANAIAGAPYSVDILQLDVNAKF
- a CDS encoding energy transducer TonB produces the protein MSAPDDRNPRTRPLWLFGAAFTAMVMLAGGAAWLMLGDNTPPPRRVPEPIIVRLVPPPPPPPPPPEQKEPEPELIEQPKMVEPETKDEPIEEPKEEAQDEANDEPPPGPLALDAEAEGPGDAMGLGANPGGRGLLGGGGRSRWGWYASMVQGEIESALRNNAKTRNSLMQVQLRLWADSSGRIQRVQIVSSTGTAELNAVLQNVVLPGLRLREGPPGDMPMPMVTRITVRRPS
- a CDS encoding ExbD/TolR family protein, producing the protein MQLNTESKPYDDINITPMLDLAYVLLVIFIIMTTATIQGMKVNLPKASPSPSLAQQTTKAITIGNDGKVFLDTIPVTLIELEQRLVQQKALTPEFPVVVRGDAHTQFQNVVDVLDLLSRLSITQVGVATKPLVK
- a CDS encoding MotA/TolQ/ExbB proton channel family protein — translated: MSIFEVSSSLGTLEKRRRSRQATFLTWLLAVAALVAWSQTAQAWWNDEWQLRKKITIDTSASGANITDPIGSVPVLVRLHVGNFRFGQAKEDGGDLRFIAADDKTPLKHHIEKYDSLLGEAFVWVQAPDLPSGAKTDVWLYYGNKKAIPSNDAKGTYDADTLLVYHFAERGTPAQDSSVWANGAQSAGQPADGAIIGSGLRLDGQSALIVPASPSLSLPQDGSLTWSAWVKPAAAQPNASLYSRHDGQNAIVIGFDNGSPFFEVTNAGTVQRTSAGAPVSLNTWHHLAVTASAGVATVYVDGTPYATLNAPLPALNTISAIGGSTAPHASAAPTVAPSAEAPTLPAPTTGNASTSADGAAPSATPDAGGATPPTPPEASPTNPDASGAPPGGGAAPASDGQSDGTAGDAGAAPTPATDATAPTAGTAAPTAGTAAPSADAAAPAAVPEPTPSPTPAPVVAAPVVAAAVGFVGDIDEVNIAKTARTPGFLKAQAIGNGPEQAKLISFSVDEETSSWLSGYFAVILRSVTIDGWVVIGFLVVLAVISWFVMFDKASMLKKQTRANSHFTKAFRAATANLGAHNVRFDEISGHIVAGDEKLMRHSSLFQIYQVGAEEIAQRFSRDPARAHVLGAASIAAIRASLDAVMIRESQKLNRMMVMLTIAISGGPFLGLLGTVVGVMITFAAIAASGDVNVNAIAPGIAAALVATVAGLAVAIPALFGYNYLISRIKDLTNDMQVFVDEFITRMAETYAERPEPRPVSLAAE
- a CDS encoding ShlB/FhaC/HecB family hemolysin secretion/activation protein translates to MRSRSSKPCAERAFTRGGTQFAPAAALFLALAGSVSAPPAASADPQQPSETNKSETGQAQADQSEKGAQDASAAQPGAPPAPQVFDVYEYRVEGADTLDQSEVEEAVYPYLGEGRTPADIEKARAAVEKKYHDKGLQTVSVAVRHQDIDDKYVALSVTEMRVGHVRVTNSKYHDLDTVKKRARSLKPGVLPDFDDATKDIIALNQWPDRRVTPALRAGVTPGTVDVDLNVEDKLPLHASVELNNRQSPNTTDLRLNGTIHYDNLWQRGHSLSFTYQTAPQRRDDMEAFSASYLTRIPDVEWFSILTYGVISRSDVALLGDINVVGPGETFGMRGVITLPSKENFYHTLSVGLDYKHFGQTLTLGDDSFDSPITYFPVVAAYSASLQVEKSLTQLSATVTHGLRGFGSDSWAEWDAKRYMATPNFFTFNAELSETYDLPEGFQLFGRIGGQLGDQPLVSSEQYSIGGLQTVRGYLESTALGDSGGSASIEIRSPNIGALLQTELEKSGEAPKDRKIFNDWRLFAFIDGGFTMIHEPLVEQESRSKLWSYGAGTTFKAFDVLNGMVAVAVPEATEPSVKEGEPRVLFRIWGEL